In Candidatus Sedimenticola sp. (ex Thyasira tokunagai), the following proteins share a genomic window:
- the fliG gene encoding flagellar motor switch protein FliG: MPDSDLESMSGVERAAILMLALGEKDAAEILSHMGPKEVQDLGLAMVNMTKVSTDQMESVMRSFVETLGSQTNLGLDSDKYLRTVLTSALGSDKAAGVIDRILLGRDSKGLDQLKWMDPRAIAELIRLEHPQIIAIILSFLDSDQAAEVLSEFPEKVCPDVIMRIASLDGIQPAALQELDDILEKQFVGVTNVKSSQLGGIKVAADILNLMEGDIGTTIMEEVTSVDEEMAQGIQDNMFVFDNLNEVDDRGIQTLLREVASEQLLLALRGADTVLQDKIFNNMSKRAAEMLRDDLEAGAPVRLSDVEAAQKEILTVARRLSDAGEIALGGAGGDEFV; encoded by the coding sequence ATGCCGGACAGTGATCTTGAAAGTATGAGCGGAGTGGAGAGAGCCGCCATATTGATGCTCGCCCTGGGTGAGAAAGATGCGGCGGAGATACTTTCGCATATGGGACCCAAAGAGGTTCAGGATCTGGGTCTGGCGATGGTTAACATGACCAAAGTCAGTACTGACCAGATGGAGTCGGTGATGCGCTCTTTCGTAGAGACCTTGGGAAGCCAGACAAACCTTGGGCTCGACTCCGATAAATATCTTCGTACAGTACTGACCAGCGCCCTGGGATCCGACAAGGCAGCGGGTGTCATCGATCGCATACTGCTTGGGCGGGACAGCAAGGGACTCGATCAGCTCAAGTGGATGGATCCTCGTGCCATTGCCGAGTTGATACGTCTGGAACATCCGCAGATTATCGCTATTATCCTCTCCTTTCTCGATTCTGATCAGGCGGCAGAAGTGTTGTCGGAGTTTCCGGAGAAGGTCTGTCCCGACGTTATCATGAGAATCGCCTCACTCGATGGTATCCAGCCGGCTGCGCTGCAGGAACTTGATGATATTCTGGAAAAACAGTTCGTTGGTGTGACCAATGTCAAGTCCTCCCAGTTGGGTGGTATCAAGGTCGCGGCAGATATCCTCAATCTGATGGAAGGCGATATTGGTACTACCATTATGGAAGAGGTGACCAGTGTTGACGAAGAGATGGCTCAGGGGATTCAAGACAACATGTTTGTCTTCGATAATCTCAATGAAGTCGATGATCGTGGTATCCAAACCCTGTTGCGTGAGGTTGCTTCAGAGCAACTGCTGCTGGCGTTGAGGGGAGCTGACACAGTGCTGCAGGACAAGATTTTCAACAACATGTCGAAACGTGCTGCAGAGATGCTGCGAGATGATTTAGAGGCCGGTGCGCCGGTACGTCTGAGTGACGTGGAAGCGGCTCAGAAAGAGATTCTCACTGTGGCAAGAAGATTGTCCGATGCGGGTGAAATCGCACTCGGAGGCGCAGGTGGTGATGAGTTCGTCTAA
- the fliI gene encoding flagellar protein export ATPase FliI: MLPEANRSTIWRKRLQHFSEKVSESRGLVVEGKLTRMVGLTLEAVGCRAAIGGQCEVINSNGETIDAEVVGFSGESLYLMPTGDIRGLEQDARVVPTGSVCEAIVGDHLLGRVIDGAGMPLDGKGPLHTVERRPLTGKTYNPLARSAIEEPLDVGVRAINALMTVGRGQRLGLFAGSGVGKSVLLGMMTRYTNADITVVALIGERGREVKEFVEKILGDEGLARAVVVAVPADHPPLRRMHGAMLATSIAEHFREQGLHVLLLMDSLTRFAQAQREIALAIHEPPATKGYPPSVFAKLPQLVERAGNGDAGGGSITAFYTVLTEGDDQNDPIADAARAILDGHIVLSRTLADSGHYPAIDIVGSISRAMNEITNPDHQDAARAFKHLYSVYRQNQDLISVGAYEAGADQMIDAAIDAMPSMEQFLRQDMSTSVEMDKSLTDLLSLFPPYKELGVI; the protein is encoded by the coding sequence ATGCTTCCCGAGGCAAATCGTAGCACTATCTGGCGAAAGCGGCTGCAGCACTTCAGCGAGAAGGTCAGTGAAAGCCGTGGACTGGTGGTTGAGGGTAAGCTGACCCGAATGGTCGGCCTTACCCTGGAAGCGGTGGGATGCCGGGCGGCCATCGGTGGTCAGTGTGAGGTGATCAACAGTAATGGTGAAACCATCGATGCAGAGGTGGTCGGATTCTCCGGTGAAAGTCTCTACTTGATGCCTACCGGTGATATCCGTGGGCTTGAGCAGGACGCACGGGTCGTGCCTACTGGAAGTGTTTGCGAAGCGATAGTGGGGGATCATCTTCTGGGGCGGGTGATTGACGGTGCAGGAATGCCGCTTGATGGCAAGGGGCCTCTGCACACTGTAGAGCGTCGGCCATTAACTGGAAAGACATATAATCCCCTTGCTCGCAGTGCGATTGAAGAGCCTCTCGATGTGGGTGTGCGCGCCATCAATGCCCTGATGACGGTGGGACGGGGGCAGCGTCTCGGCCTGTTTGCCGGTTCTGGTGTCGGTAAGAGTGTATTGCTGGGAATGATGACCCGTTACACCAACGCCGATATCACCGTTGTCGCGCTGATCGGTGAGCGTGGGCGTGAGGTGAAAGAGTTTGTTGAGAAAATTCTCGGAGATGAGGGACTTGCCCGAGCGGTAGTGGTGGCGGTACCGGCTGATCATCCGCCATTACGTAGGATGCATGGCGCTATGCTGGCAACAAGTATTGCCGAACACTTTCGTGAGCAGGGGCTGCATGTGCTGCTGCTGATGGATTCATTAACCCGTTTTGCCCAGGCACAGCGGGAGATTGCCCTGGCGATCCACGAGCCGCCCGCTACAAAAGGCTACCCCCCCTCTGTTTTTGCCAAACTGCCACAGCTGGTGGAAAGGGCGGGTAATGGTGATGCCGGTGGTGGCTCCATTACCGCTTTCTACACCGTACTTACAGAGGGTGACGATCAGAATGATCCCATCGCCGATGCCGCCCGTGCGATTCTTGATGGCCATATTGTTCTCTCAAGAACGCTTGCCGACAGCGGTCACTACCCTGCTATTGATATTGTGGGTTCGATCAGCCGGGCGATGAATGAGATCACCAATCCCGATCATCAGGATGCCGCCCGTGCGTTCAAGCATCTATACTCTGTATATAGGCAGAATCAGGATTTGATCAGTGTTGGTGCCTACGAGGCCGGGGCTGATCAGATGATCGATGCGGCCATCGATGCAATGCCTTCGATGGAGCAGTTCCTCAGACAGGATATGTCCACTTCAGTAGAGATGGACAAGAGCTTGACCGATCTTCTGAGTCTCTTTCCACCCTACAAAGAGCTGGGTGTGATTTAA
- the fliF gene encoding flagellar basal-body MS-ring/collar protein FliF has product MARSPLGRNVALRQLIVMVGMAASVALGVAVVLWSQTPNYSLLYANLSQKDAANVVAALEQNNIGFEIDQATGALMVESGKVHDARMKLAGQGLPQSDSLGFELLQQESGFGTSRALEAARFHRALEGELARTIGTLANIASARVHLATPKQSAFARKRKAPSASVVIKLYSGRLLDKGQVAAIVHLVASSVPNLETNRVTVVDNKGGLLSGQMDTRQMMLSSTQFEYTQQVEAHYKQRVEDILAPILGMDSVRAEVTADLDFTVTEQTSERYNPDLPALRSEQLNEQASRLSGTQGVPGALANQPPAAGTAPEVAGAAAQGEEGGTPLNTSKRTTRNYELDKTISHTRLSNSNLRRLSVAVVIDDRISADTEGNISRTERTPEEISRISQLVKEAIGFKGTRGDTLQVINAPFLAPPEPEALPELEIWKEAWVLNLAKQVGGALLVLILIMFVLKPTMTRLTTMPTAEEIATAEMAAQASAAAAEGGGIEGGPGAIKLPGPNQYEDTLMSARGMVSNDPKRVAQVVKNWVAEDAGQ; this is encoded by the coding sequence ATGGCACGTTCCCCCCTGGGGCGCAATGTAGCCTTGCGGCAATTGATCGTCATGGTCGGCATGGCCGCCAGTGTTGCACTTGGTGTTGCGGTGGTGCTTTGGTCCCAGACTCCCAACTACAGTCTGCTCTATGCCAACCTTTCACAGAAAGATGCAGCCAATGTGGTTGCTGCTCTGGAGCAGAACAATATCGGTTTCGAGATAGATCAAGCCACCGGTGCGCTGATGGTTGAGAGCGGCAAGGTGCATGATGCAAGAATGAAACTTGCCGGTCAGGGGTTGCCGCAGAGTGATAGTCTAGGATTTGAACTACTACAGCAAGAGAGTGGTTTCGGTACCAGTCGAGCCCTCGAAGCGGCAAGATTTCATCGTGCCCTGGAGGGGGAGTTGGCACGCACTATAGGTACGCTTGCCAATATCGCCTCAGCCCGCGTTCATCTGGCGACACCGAAACAGTCGGCGTTTGCACGTAAGCGTAAGGCACCGAGCGCATCGGTAGTAATAAAACTCTACTCCGGTCGTCTGCTGGATAAGGGACAGGTGGCGGCAATTGTACATCTTGTCGCTTCAAGTGTCCCTAATCTTGAGACCAATCGGGTCACTGTGGTGGATAACAAGGGGGGGTTATTGAGTGGTCAGATGGATACACGGCAGATGATGCTCTCCTCCACTCAGTTTGAATATACACAGCAGGTGGAGGCTCATTACAAGCAGCGGGTTGAAGATATCCTGGCACCCATTCTGGGCATGGATAGCGTCCGTGCCGAGGTGACGGCAGATCTTGATTTCACCGTTACCGAGCAGACCTCGGAGCGCTATAACCCGGACCTTCCCGCCTTGCGCAGCGAGCAGCTCAATGAGCAGGCGAGCCGCCTCTCTGGGACACAAGGGGTTCCCGGTGCCCTCGCCAACCAGCCGCCGGCCGCAGGCACCGCACCTGAAGTGGCGGGTGCAGCTGCCCAGGGGGAAGAGGGTGGTACACCGCTTAACACCAGCAAGCGCACCACACGCAACTACGAGTTGGATAAGACTATCAGCCATACCCGCCTCTCCAACAGTAATCTGCGTCGGCTATCGGTGGCTGTGGTTATAGATGACCGGATCTCAGCCGATACCGAGGGTAATATCAGTCGCACTGAGCGCACCCCTGAGGAGATCAGCCGTATATCCCAACTGGTGAAAGAGGCGATAGGCTTTAAGGGAACCCGAGGCGACACCCTACAGGTAATCAACGCTCCCTTCCTGGCACCCCCTGAGCCCGAAGCGCTCCCCGAACTTGAAATCTGGAAGGAGGCCTGGGTGTTGAATCTGGCCAAGCAGGTGGGTGGTGCTCTACTGGTACTCATATTAATCATGTTTGTACTGAAACCAACGATGACACGACTTACCACCATGCCGACTGCTGAAGAGATCGCTACAGCAGAGATGGCAGCACAGGCCAGTGCAGCCGCTGCCGAAGGGGGTGGGATTGAGGGAGGTCCGGGAGCGATTAAACTACCCGGTCCAAATCAGTATGAAGACACGCTGATGTCTGCAAGAGGTATGGTCAGTAATGATCCAAAACGTGTAGCGCAGGTAGTCAAGAATTGGGTAGCGGAAGATGCCGGACAGTGA
- a CDS encoding flagellar assembly protein FliH: MSSSKILSGSDTDSAQEWQPPNVGRPHSKDGGRERTMLTADQLSQLQKQAYDEGRKEGFEFGHKEGLVKSESQLREWVHRMDELLTTLDTPLKVLDNQVERELVELVISLVRQLVRREVKIDPNHIIGVVHDALSILPIASRGVRVVLHPDDAELVRRIYDVTDKELGWKIVEDPVLARGGCRILTETSQVDATLESRLAALFAPLHGGERDQDEIPREVEE; encoded by the coding sequence ATGAGTTCGTCTAAGATTCTCAGCGGTAGTGATACCGACAGCGCCCAAGAGTGGCAGCCCCCCAATGTCGGTCGACCTCATAGCAAGGATGGTGGACGTGAGCGGACGATGCTCACTGCCGACCAGCTCAGCCAACTGCAGAAGCAGGCCTATGATGAGGGGAGGAAGGAGGGCTTTGAGTTTGGTCACAAGGAGGGGTTGGTCAAGAGTGAAAGTCAGCTCCGGGAGTGGGTTCATCGTATGGATGAGCTACTTACAACACTCGATACCCCACTGAAGGTTCTTGATAATCAAGTTGAGCGGGAACTGGTAGAACTGGTGATCTCATTAGTGAGGCAACTGGTGCGCCGAGAGGTGAAAATAGATCCCAATCATATTATCGGTGTGGTGCATGACGCACTCTCTATTTTGCCGATTGCCTCCCGCGGTGTCCGCGTTGTGCTCCATCCTGATGATGCTGAGCTGGTGCGACGGATATACGATGTCACTGATAAGGAGTTGGGCTGGAAGATCGTAGAAGACCCGGTGCTTGCCAGGGGAGGGTGCCGTATATTGACGGAGACGTCCCAGGTTGACGCCACTCTGGAATCGCGTCTGGCGGCACTGTTTGCCCCCTTACATGGTGGTGAGCGTGATCAGGATGAAATCCCCCGGGAAGTCGAGGAGTGA
- the fliE gene encoding flagellar hook-basal body complex protein FliE produces MSTMSIDQVLAQMRLMSAQAATETKPTQELQGSVDFGDLLKQSIDSVNETQLQAGKMKQAFELGEGDANLAEVMIAVQKSSVSFEAMVQVRNKLVEAYKEVMNMPI; encoded by the coding sequence ATGAGCACAATGAGTATTGATCAGGTTCTGGCCCAGATGCGGCTGATGTCCGCCCAGGCAGCTACCGAGACTAAACCAACCCAGGAACTTCAGGGTAGCGTTGATTTTGGCGACCTGTTGAAGCAATCGATCGACAGTGTCAACGAGACTCAACTGCAGGCGGGTAAGATGAAACAGGCCTTCGAATTGGGTGAGGGTGATGCCAATCTGGCAGAGGTGATGATTGCAGTGCAGAAGTCGAGTGTTTCCTTTGAGGCGATGGTTCAGGTAAGAAATAAACTGGTAGAGGCATATAAAGAAGTAATGAATATGCCTATATAA
- the fliJ gene encoding flagellar export protein FliJ, with the protein MVSSKRFKPVQRVAESREQRAAREFGDSQRLMQAEEERLLELRRYHQEYLDRFEDTARRGISAGQMQEYRAFIAKLDLAINQQMQVVEASHQEFVIRKESWKKRHVRTKVLEKAVDRIRQSERKTIDLREQKEQDEHSLHSGKEKS; encoded by the coding sequence ATGGTCTCATCTAAACGATTCAAACCGGTACAACGGGTTGCTGAATCCCGTGAACAGCGTGCAGCACGTGAGTTTGGGGATTCCCAGCGGCTGATGCAGGCCGAGGAAGAGAGGTTGTTGGAGTTGCGCCGTTACCATCAGGAGTATCTGGATCGCTTTGAAGACACCGCACGTCGTGGTATCAGTGCCGGCCAGATGCAGGAGTATCGCGCTTTTATCGCCAAACTGGATTTGGCGATCAATCAGCAAATGCAGGTGGTTGAAGCAAGTCACCAGGAATTTGTTATCCGCAAGGAGAGCTGGAAAAAGAGACACGTTCGCACCAAAGTGTTGGAAAAAGCAGTGGACCGCATTCGCCAATCAGAGCGTAAAACTATTGATCTCAGAGAGCAGAAAGAACAGGATGAGCACAGCCTGCACAGTGGCAAAGAGAAGAGCTAG